GACAGCAGCGTGCGCATTCAGGCCGTGCTGCCCGCCGCCACGGCGACGGAAATCTGGAGCCATTCGGGCGTCACGGTGAACGATCTGCCGAAAGGATCGGTGATGACCACCGACGATATGGTGGATGCGTCGCTGGCGGGTCTGGATCAGGGTGAAACGATCACCATCCCGCCGATGCATGACGCCGGCCTGTGGGATCGCTACGAAGCGGCACGTCTTGAGCTGTTCAACAGCGCGCGCACCGGCATTCCGGCACCGCGCTACGTGAAACAGTAGCCTAACGCTCAAGCTGGTCGCCGTACTCGCTCATCCAGGCGGCCAGCGGGGAGAGTGCGTCCTGCAGGGTTAGCCCCAGCTCGGTGATCTGATACTCCACGCGCGGCGGGATCTCCGGGTAGACCGTCCGCGTCACCAGCCCGCGCTGCTCAAACAGGCGCAGCTGCTTCGTCAGCTCTTTCTGCGTGATGGGGGCAGCGGCCCGCAGCAGATCGCCAAAGCGTACGGGCGTGTTGAACACAATCAGACGGTACAGAATGGGGATCGCCCATTTACCGGAAATCAGGTTAACAAACTGCGTCATCGGGCAGGTATACGCCTCAGATTTTTTTTCACAGCACTCCTCCAGCATTTCTGCCATAGCACACCTCTTGCCTCTTTAGTATCCATTTGGTACCTGGTTTCCTTTCGATACTAACGTTTCTATAGTGCTTTCTCCAGAGACATTTCAGGAGAAGAACATGGGTCGTTTAACAGATAAATATACGCTGATTACCGGCGGCACCAGCGGCATCGGTCTTGCCACCGCGCAGGCGTTTATCGCCGAAGGCGCGCGCGTCGCCGTGACCGGACGCAACCCGGACACCCTCGCCGAAGCAGAACGTATTCTTGGCGATAAGGCCTGGGTGATCCCGACCGATGCGGGAGATATCGCCTCGCAAAAAGCACTGGCGGAAACCCTCGCCGCCCGCTGGCCACGCCTGGACGCGGTGTTTCTCAACGCCGGTGACGTGACGCACGCGCCGCTGGAAGCCTGGCAGGAGGATGCCTGGGACCGCCTGATGGGCATCAACCTGAAGGGGCCGTTCTTTTTAATTCAGGCGCTGCTGCCGCTGCTGAATAACCCGTCGTCGGTGATCCTCTGCGGCTCGGTGAGCGCGCGTATCGGCCTGCCCACCAGCAGCGTGTATGCCGCGAGCAAAGCCGCCCTGCTGTCGCTGGCGCGCACGCTGTCGGCGGAGCTGCTGCCGCGCGGGATCCGCGTCAACGGCCTGAGCCCCGGTCCGGTGGAGACCCCGGCGTTTACCAAAACGGGCTTAAGCGACGAGGCGCTTAACGCGATGATGGCGGAGATCATCAAGCTGGTGCCGCTCGGCAGAATGGGCTCGACGACGGAGCTGGCAAAAGCCGCGCTCTATCTGGCCTCCGACGAGTCGAGCTACACGGTGGGAACGGAGCTGCTGGTCGACGGCGGAATGGGGAGTTTGTAATTCAAAAGGCGCTGATGCCGGTGACGATGCCGACATACAGCGCCGCCCATGCGCAGGCGGAAAGCAGGCTGACGGCGTAGACCTTGACTGCATTCAGCCTGAGCATTCCCGCCGCCAGCGGCACGATGTAGCGCAGCACCGCCAGAAAGCGCGCGGTGAACAGGACCAGCACCCCGTTTTTCTGCAGCTGATGCTGCACCCGCAGCATTTTACCGGCGTGCTTTGCCGAGAAGCGGGTCATCCATCGCGTGTGCCCCATCAGCTGGCCGATATGGTAGTTCAGCACCGAACCCGCCGTTGCCCCTAGCACCACGGCCAGCCACGCCAGCGCAGGATGCATGCTCGCCTGGCTGACGGTAATGCCCGCCAGCAGCATCACCGAGGCGGGCGGCAGCACGGAGGAGACTAGCACCGTCGATTTACTCAGCGCCATCACAAATAACAGCGCGAAAAGATGTGCCGGATACAGCGCAAAATGATTCAGCAGATTATCAAACCACGCCATTATCCTCTCCTCCGTTGATTATTTAATCCTCCATTAGAAATGAATTAACTTAAATAAACCCTCAACATTTTATTAATAAAAATCGTCTAAACCGTTCTTAAACATTATTTAATTTTCTGAGCGGTAAATTTAAATAAGAGTATTATTCCTCACGTTTTACAACGATCTCGTTATGGCGAGGCTCCTGTACAAATACACGTTATCGCTCTGGTAGGTTCGAGAGAACCGACACAGGGTAAAACAGGCACTGTCGAATCAAGGCTTTGTCAGTATAACTTCCCTCGTGGGATACGGTGTACAGTGCTGAACCCAGGACGTGGGGATCTCCTCTTCGACATGCCCTGTCTTGCTCGCCCCTGAGAGATGTTATTATTCAAAGGGAATTCACTATGTCTTACGCTATTCACAACCAGAACCTGGCATTCAATGACAGCGCGATCGCGCAATATATGAATACCGATTTTATTGTCCTCGATATTTCATTATGCGTGGCGCTGGCGCGCGAGCAATTCTTCGAAAAATTAAAAGACGACAATATTCCGTCTCATATTTTTATTGAAGACAATGGCCGCCTGGCGGGCATGGTTGCCGTGCGCAAATTGCTGCAAACCGCCGATACGGTACAGCCGGTGAAATCGCTGATGATTTCGCAGTTTTTGCAGGTCAAACCGGAGGACGAACGTGCCGACGTTGCCGGACTGCTGGCGCACGGCGGCGCGGACGTGGTGCCCGTGGTCACCCACGGCAAGCTCGTCGGCTGCCTGACCGAGCGCGAAATCGCCCACCTGCTGGAAGATGACGTCACCGAAGACGCCCAGCTTCAGGGGGCGACGCTGCCGCTGGAGAAGCCCTATCTGGACACCAGCCCGTATAGCCTGTGGAAGAAACGCTCCGTCTGGCTGCTGCTGCTGTTTGTCGCGGAGGCCTACACCAGCTCGGTGATCCAGCATTTTGAAGAGGCGCTGGAGTCCGCCATCGCGCTGGCGTTCTTTATTCCGCTGCTGATCGGCACGGGCGGCAACAGCGGGACGCAAATCACCTCCACCCTGGTGCGCGCCATGGCGCTGGGGGAAGTTCGTCTGCGCGACGTTGGCCGCGTGCTGCGTAAAGAGATGACCACCTCGCTGATGATTGCCGCCACGCTCGGTGTCGCCGGGTGCATTCGCGCCTGGATGATGGGGATTGGGTTGGAAATTACGCTTATCGTCAGCCTGACGCTGGTGTGCATTACGCTCTGGAGTGCGATCGTGTCGTCGGTCATTCCGATGGTGCTCAAGCGCTGCGGCATTGACCCGGCGGTCGTCTCCGCGCCGTTTATCGCGACGCTTATCGACGGCACCGGGCTGATTATCTACTTCAAGATCGCGCAATATACGCTGGGGCTGGAGTAACGTAGTTCCCTGCCGGGTGGCGCTGCGCTTACCCGGCCTACCCATCCCGTAGGCCCGTGCAAGCGTAGCGCCGCCGGGCAATACTCAGATCGCACCAAGCGTTCTTACCGCCCGCCCAAACGCCTCAATCGCGAGGGCGACATCCTCAGCCATCACCGATTCCGCCGGATGGTGGCTGACGCCCCCTTTGCAGCGCACAAACAGCATGCCGACCGGCCAGCGTTCCGCGATGGCAATCGCATCGTGGCCCGCACCGCTGGGCAGCGATAGCGAGCGCCCCTGTACCGATGTGACGGCCTCTCCCAGCACCTTTTGCAGGTGGATATCGCACGGCGTGGCGGCAATGCGGTAAAACTCCTCGGCGCTGAAGTCCAGACCGCGACGCGAGGCGATCGCCTGGGCATGTTCCAGCAGGTCGTTAAGCAACCGATCCAGCGGCGCATCCTGCGGCCCGCGAATATCCAGCGAGAGCTGAACCTCGCCGGGGATCACGTTCACCGCCCCCGGCAGGCAGCGCAGCTCACCAACCGTCGCCACCAGGTTGCCGCCCTGCTGTCGGGTAGCGTTTTCAATGATAACCATCCACTCGGCGGCGGCGGCCAGCGCGTCCCTGCGGTGGAGCATCGGCACGGTTCCCGCGTGCCCGGCCTCGCCGGTAAAGCGGCAGTTCAGACGGCGCGCGCCGTTAATGGCTTCCACCACGCCAAGGGCGAGCGCCTCCTGCTCAAGGCACGGCCCCTGCTCAATATGCAGCTCCAGATAGGCGCTGAAATCCTCCTGACGGCGCGCGGCATGGAGCACGCGGGCAGGATCGAGCCCCATCAGGGTCATCGCCTGCGCCACGCTGATCCCGCTGGCGTCGGCTTTTTCCAGCCAGCCCTGCGGCCAGGTGCCCATCAGCCCCCGGCTGCCTAACAGCGTAATGCCGAAGCGGGTTCCCTCTTCGTCGCAAAAGCCGACAATCTCAATGGCCTGGGCCAGATGCACCCCCTGCTGGTGCAGGCTGTCCACCACCTCAATGGCGGCAAGCACGCCGAGCATACCGTCGTAGCGCCCGGCATTGCGCACGGTATCGAGATGCGAGCCGAGCAGCACCGCCTGCGCCCCTTTCTGCGCGCCCTCATAGCGTCCACAGATGTTGCCCACGCTGTCCTGCCAGACGGTCATTCCCGCCTGGCTCATCCACTGCCCCACCAGCTGGTTGGCCTGCAGATGCTGGGTGGAGAGATAAACCCTCGTCAGCGCATCCGGGGTTTCGCTGATGGCGGCCAGCGCGTCGGCGCGGGCCATCACCCGTTCTGCCGCCGGGCTCATTGCGGCGTCTCGCGGCGATAGTGGTCCCACGCGGCCTGCATGGCGGCACCCTGCGTGGTGGTGAATTTCAGGTAGTTCAGCACCGACTCCAGCGCGCTCAGGGTGGTCATCACGCAGTCTTTGCGCGCGTTGTAGCCCATGGTGCCAATGCGCCACACTTTGCCGTGCAGCGGGCCAAACGAGGTGCCGATTTCAATCCCGAAATCCTCCAGCATCAGCTTACGCACCTGGTCGCCGTTGACGCCCTGCGGGATAACCACGCCCAGCACGTTGTTCATCTTGTGCTTCAGGTCGCCGAAGGTCTCCAGCCCCATCGCCTGAATGCCCTTCAGCAGCGCATCGCCGTGCAGCTTATGGCGCGCGATGCCGTTATCCAGCCCTTCCTGCAGGATCAGACGCGCGCACTCGCGGGCGCCAAATAGCGCGGTGGTGGCTTCGGTATGGTGGTTAAGGCGCTCCGGCCCCCAGTAGTCCATCACCATGCCGAGATCGAAATAGTTGGAGTAGATCATCTCCTCGTCGCCGTCGCGGTGGGCGTCGGTGCGGATGCCCTCCTCAACGCATTTACGGCGGCGGATCGCCTCCTCCATGCGCGCGCTCAGGGTGATCGGCGAGGTGCCCGACGGGCCGCCGAGGCACTTCTGCATCCCGGCCGATACCGCATCCAGTCCCCAGGCGTCGGTCTCCAGCGCGTTGCCGCCGAGCGACGCGGTGGCGTCGGTATAAAACAGCACGTCGTAGCGGCGGCAGATCGCGCCAAGCTCGGCGAGCGGCTGGAGCATGGTGGTGGAGGTATCGCCCTGCACGGTCAGCAGCAGGCGCGGACGAACACGCTTAATCGCATCCTCCACCTGGTCGGGGGTGAACACCTCGCCCCACGGCACCTCGATGGTATGCACCTCCGCGCGGCAGCGGCGGGCAATTTCGCACAGCAGATGACCAAAGCGGCCAAAGACCGGCACCAGCACCTTATCTCCCGGGCGGATGGCGGAGACCAGAATGGCTTCAATCCCCGCGCGGGAGGTGCCGTCCACCAGCATCGTCCAGCGGTTTTCGGTGCGGAACACCCCGCGATAGAGCGCCATCACCTCGTTCATGTAGTGGGTCATGGCCGGATCGTACTGGCCGATCAGCTGGCTCGACATGGCGCGCAGCACGCGCGGGTCGGCGTTGATCGGGCCCGGCCCCATCAGCAGGCGCTGGGGCGGGTTGATTTGCGGAAAGCGTGCGATATCCATTGTTAAGTCCTTATCAGTTGAGGCCGCGCACGGAGGAGATGAACTGCTTCAGTTCCGTGGTCTGCGGATTGGCGAACAGCGTTTTGCTGTCGCCCTGCTCCCAGACTTTCCCCTGGTGCATAAACACCACGCGGTCGCCCACTTCGCGGGCAAAATTCATTTCATGGGTAACCAGTATGAGCGTCATCCCCTCGGCCGCCAGCTGCTCCAGCACCTTGAGCACTTCGCCCACCAGCTCCGGGTCGAGCGCGGAGGTGATCTCGTCGCAGAGTAAAACTTTCGGCGACATGGCCAGCGCCCGGGCAATCGCCACGCGCTGCTGCTGGCCGCCGGAGAGGCTCGACGGGTAGTAATCCAGACGATCGCCTAAGCCCACTTTCTCCAGCATCTGCTGCGCCAGCTCGCGGCATTCGGCGGCGCTTTTCTTCAGCACCCGACGCGGGGCGAGCATCACGTTTTCCAGCGCCGTCATGTGCGGAAACAGGTTGAAGCTCTGGAACACCATCCCGACCGAGCGGCTGATTTCGCGCGCCTGAGAATCCCGGTCGGTAATGGTCATGCCGCCCAGCTTGATGCTGCCGTCCTGATAGCCTTCCAGTCCGTTGATGCAGCGCAGCAGCGTGCTTTTGCCCGATCCGCTGCGCCCGATAATGGAGATCACCTGGCCCATGTCGATATCCAGATCGACGCCCTTGAGCACGTGGTTATCGCCGTAGTACTTCTGCACCTGATTAATGGTGATGAGAGGCATTGAATTTCGTCTCCAGATAGCGGCTGTAGCGCGACAGCGGATAACACAGAATAAAGTAGCCGAGCGCCACCAGCGCAAAGACCTTAAACGGCTGATACGTCACGTTGGTCAGCATGGTCCCGGCCTTGGTCAGCTCGATAAAGCCAATAATCGACGCCAGCGCGGTGCCCTTGATCACCTGCACGGCAAAGCCGACCGTCGGGGCGATACCGATGCGCAGCGCCTGCGGGGCGACCACGCGAAACAGGGTCTGGCCGAAGGTCAGCCCCAGACAGCGCGAGGCTTCCCACTGCCCCTTGGGCAGAGCGCGAATGCTGCCGAACCAGATATCGAGCAGAAACGCGCTGGTGTAGAAGGTGAGCGCCAGCGAGGCGGCGGTCCACGGCGAGACGTCGATGCCGAACAGCGCCACGCCGAAGAAGGCCAGGAACAGCTGCATCAGCAGCGGCGTGCCCTGAAACAGCTCAATATAGCCGCGGATGATGCGCCTGACCGTGCGCCCGCCCGTCAGGCGCAGCAGCAGGAGCGGCAGCGTCACCGCCGCCCCGCCGACAAACGCCACCAGCGACAGCAGCACCGTCCAGCGTCCGGCCAGCAGCAGGTTGCGAATAATGTCCCAGTCGGTAAAGGTGGTCATCATGCCTGCACCCCCAGCCATTTGCGTCCCGCCGCCATCATCAGCTGGCGCAGGGTAATCGACAGCGCTAAGTAAATCCCGGTTGTCACCAGATAAACCTCAAAGCTCAGAAACGTTCTGGACTGGATCAGGTTGGCGGCGAAGGTCAGCTCTTCATACGAGACCTGCGACACCACCGACGAGCCGAGCATCACGATGATGCACTGGCTCACCAGCGCCGGGTAAATGCGCTGCAGCGCGGGCGGCAGCACCACGCGAATAAAGGTCTGCAGGCGGGTCAGCCCCAGCACGCGTCCGGCTTCCCACTGCCCTTTCGGCGTGACCTGAATGCCCGCGCGGATAATCTCGGTGCTGTAGGCGCCCAGGTTCACCACCATGGCCAGCAGCGCCGCTTCCCCCGCCGTCATCTTCAACCCGAGATTCGGCAGGCCGAAGACGATGAAAAACAGCTGCACGACAAACGGCGTGTTGCGGATGATTTCCACGTACGCGCCCCAGATCCGGCTGAACCAGGTGGTGCGTCCGCTGCGGATCGCCGCCCCGAAAATCCCTATCGCCAGGCCGCCGACGGTCGCCATCACCGTCAGCTGAATAGTGACCCACAGCCCCGCCAGCAGCTCCGGCCAGTGCGGCCAGAGCGCGGAAAAATCAAGTTGCTCCGTCATCGGCTCAGGCGCCAAGGTTGGCCGGCAGCGGGGCCTTCAGCCATTGCTCGGACAGGCCGTTCAGCGTGCCGTCCTTGATGCCCTGCTCAATCAGCGCATCCACTTTTGCCTTCAGGGCCGGTTCATTTTTCTTCAGGCCAATAAAGCACGGCGAATCTTTCAGCATAAAGCTCGGCACCGGAGCTTTATCCGCGTTCTGGCGCGAAATGGCCGCCACCACGAGGTTGCCGGTTGCCACGTACTGCACCTGTCCGGAGAGGTAGGCGGAGAGCGTGGTGTTGTTATCTTCGTAGCGCTTCACGTCCGCGTCTTTCGGCGCCAGGCCGGTCAGCACCATGTCCTCCACCGCCCCGCGCGTCACGCCGATGGTTTTTCCGCTCAGCGCGGCGGCGTCTTTCAGCTCGGCCCCTTTCGGCCCAAACACGCCGAGGAAGAACGGCGCGTAGGCGCGGCTGAAGTCGATCACCTTCTCGCGCTCCGGGTTTTTACCGAGGCTTGAAATGACCAGATCCACCTTATCGGTTTGCAGATACGGCACGCGGTTGGCGCTGGTCACCGGCACCAGCTGCAGCTTGAGCTTCATCTGTTTGGCCAGATAGCGCGCCATGTCGATGTCATAGCCCTGCGGCTGCAGATCGGTCCCCACCGAGCCAAACGGCGGGAAGTCCTGCGGAACGGCAATGCGAATGGTGCCGCGCTTCTCGATATCCTGAAGCTGGTCAGCCTTTGCCGGCAGCTGTGTGAAGAGACATGCGGCCCCGGCCAGTGCAATCAACAATTTTTTCATGGTGCTTCCCCGTAACGTTAACATGAAACAAAAGATTCTTTGAATGTGATTTTGCAACTAATGTGCCAGATAGGGCGAAGCGGGGAATATTCTTGTAAAGCCTGATAAAACGCGGACGGGTCGAAAAAACCTGCGTTTTCCCGACCCGCCACATGCACCATTTCAATGCAAAGCACCAGCCTGATGCCCCATTATCGTTGTTCGAGTTCGTCCAGCTGCTGGTAGAGGGAGGCAATTTCGTGAATGCGCGGACGGCCTTTATCGAGAATTTCATGCAGGAAGGCGTTTGCCAGCAGGTTGATCAGGCTGTTGACCGAGGAGTAGCTGTCATAGGCCGAGACGCTGTCCAGCGGGGCGCAGAGCTGCCAGCTCGCCAGCGGAAACAGGCTATGCGCCTGCGGCTCGCACATCAGCAGCACCGGAATACCGCTGCTCTGAAGCTGCTGCATCAGCGGGCGGATAATGCGCGGGCGGCGGCGAAAGGCCATCATAACCACCAGATCGTCCGGCGTTAAATCCACCAGCTCTTCGCCCAGGCTCTGCCCCGGCTGCGGCAGGACCAGCACCTGACCGCGCGCCTGCAGCAGCTGCTGGCGCAGGTGCAGCGCCGCCGGATAGGCGTTACGCATGCCGATAATGACGATGCGCCGCGCCTTCACCATGCAGGCCATGGCGTCGGCAAACTGCTGCGCGTCGAGGGCATTGACCCACTGGGTCAGGTTCGCCATCTCCTGCTTATAGTGGCGCGCCAGCAGCGTATTGCCCTGCACCGCGTCGCGGTTATCGGTGAGCGGCATCCCGCTCTGGCGCAGGGTGCGCAGCTCGTCGCGCATGTCCTTATATTTCTCATAGCCCAGACGCTTAAACAGACGGCTGACTGTGGCTTTCGACACCCCGCTCAGCTGCGCCAGCTCGGCGCTGTTGTAGCTAATCAGGTCGTCAAAATGGTCGAAAATAAAGTCCGCCACCCGCTGCTCCTGCGGCGACAGCGACGGGTACTGTGCTTTCAGACGTTCATCCAGTTGTTCCATAGCGCCTCTGTAACTTTTGTTTCATCACATTTTGCCTTTCATTCTACCTTTCATTATACGTGCCAGTTTACTGAAACTTTTCTTTCAGAACTGGAACAGCTTTTGCAGCGCCTTGTGACTTTCAGGGTTACGAGGACTTTTCATGCAAAGTAATGTCTCCACGCACGGCATGGCCGTTGCGCCCCACCATCTTGCCAGCCAGAGCGCGCTGGCGGTACTGCGCGAAGGCGGCAGCGCGATAGAGGCGATGGTCGCCGCGGCGGCCACCGTTGCCGTGGTTTACCCGCACATGAACGGGCTGGGCGGCGATGGCTTCTGGCTTATCGTGCCGCCGGAAGGCGAACCTGTCGCCATTGATGCCAGCGGCGCGGCGGGATCGCGCGCAACGCTCGCCGCCTACGACGGGCTGGCGCACATCCCTCATCGCGGCCCCCGCGCGGCGCTGACCGTCGCCGGTACGGTGAGCGGCTGGGATGAGGCGCTCAAGGTCTCCCGCGAGATGACCGGCAAGGCGCTGCCGCTGGCTCGCCTGCTGGCCGACGCCATTGACTATGCGCAGAACGGCACGCCGGTCACGGCCTCACAGGCCCACGCCACGGCCAGCAAATTCGACGAGCTGAAGGAGATCCCCGGCTTCGCGGAAACCTGGCTGGTGGATGGCAAGCCGCCAGAGGTCGGGAGCCGCTTTTACCAGCCCGCCATGGCCACGACGTTGACGCGCCTGGCGGAAGACGGTCTGGACAGCTTTTACCGCGGCCCGCTGGCGGACGTGCTGGCGCACGGCATGGAGAGGCTGGGCCTGCCCGTGACGCTGGCCGATTTACGCGCGCACGTCGCCCGGCGCACCGCGCCGCTGAGGCTGCAGCATCAG
This region of Enterobacter asburiae genomic DNA includes:
- a CDS encoding SDR family oxidoreductase; protein product: MGRLTDKYTLITGGTSGIGLATAQAFIAEGARVAVTGRNPDTLAEAERILGDKAWVIPTDAGDIASQKALAETLAARWPRLDAVFLNAGDVTHAPLEAWQEDAWDRLMGINLKGPFFLIQALLPLLNNPSSVILCGSVSARIGLPTSSVYAASKAALLSLARTLSAELLPRGIRVNGLSPGPVETPAFTKTGLSDEALNAMMAEIIKLVPLGRMGSTTELAKAALYLASDESSYTVGTELLVDGGMGSL
- a CDS encoding amino acid ABC transporter permease; this encodes MTTFTDWDIIRNLLLAGRWTVLLSLVAFVGGAAVTLPLLLLRLTGGRTVRRIIRGYIELFQGTPLLMQLFLAFFGVALFGIDVSPWTAASLALTFYTSAFLLDIWFGSIRALPKGQWEASRCLGLTFGQTLFRVVAPQALRIGIAPTVGFAVQVIKGTALASIIGFIELTKAGTMLTNVTYQPFKVFALVALGYFILCYPLSRYSRYLETKFNASHHH
- a CDS encoding pyridoxal-phosphate-dependent aminotransferase family protein produces the protein MDIARFPQINPPQRLLMGPGPINADPRVLRAMSSQLIGQYDPAMTHYMNEVMALYRGVFRTENRWTMLVDGTSRAGIEAILVSAIRPGDKVLVPVFGRFGHLLCEIARRCRAEVHTIEVPWGEVFTPDQVEDAIKRVRPRLLLTVQGDTSTTMLQPLAELGAICRRYDVLFYTDATASLGGNALETDAWGLDAVSAGMQKCLGGPSGTSPITLSARMEEAIRRRKCVEEGIRTDAHRDGDEEMIYSNYFDLGMVMDYWGPERLNHHTEATTALFGARECARLILQEGLDNGIARHKLHGDALLKGIQAMGLETFGDLKHKMNNVLGVVIPQGVNGDQVRKLMLEDFGIEIGTSFGPLHGKVWRIGTMGYNARKDCVMTTLSALESVLNYLKFTTTQGAAMQAAWDHYRRETPQ
- a CDS encoding DedA family protein codes for the protein MAWFDNLLNHFALYPAHLFALLFVMALSKSTVLVSSVLPPASVMLLAGITVSQASMHPALAWLAVVLGATAGSVLNYHIGQLMGHTRWMTRFSAKHAGKMLRVQHQLQKNGVLVLFTARFLAVLRYIVPLAAGMLRLNAVKVYAVSLLSACAWAALYVGIVTGISAF
- a CDS encoding amino acid ABC transporter permease, encoding MTEQLDFSALWPHWPELLAGLWVTIQLTVMATVGGLAIGIFGAAIRSGRTTWFSRIWGAYVEIIRNTPFVVQLFFIVFGLPNLGLKMTAGEAALLAMVVNLGAYSTEIIRAGIQVTPKGQWEAGRVLGLTRLQTFIRVVLPPALQRIYPALVSQCIIVMLGSSVVSQVSYEELTFAANLIQSRTFLSFEVYLVTTGIYLALSITLRQLMMAAGRKWLGVQA
- a CDS encoding transporter substrate-binding domain-containing protein; translation: MKKLLIALAGAACLFTQLPAKADQLQDIEKRGTIRIAVPQDFPPFGSVGTDLQPQGYDIDMARYLAKQMKLKLQLVPVTSANRVPYLQTDKVDLVISSLGKNPEREKVIDFSRAYAPFFLGVFGPKGAELKDAAALSGKTIGVTRGAVEDMVLTGLAPKDADVKRYEDNNTTLSAYLSGQVQYVATGNLVVAAISRQNADKAPVPSFMLKDSPCFIGLKKNEPALKAKVDALIEQGIKDGTLNGLSEQWLKAPLPANLGA
- a CDS encoding winged helix-turn-helix transcriptional regulator, encoding MAEMLEECCEKKSEAYTCPMTQFVNLISGKWAIPILYRLIVFNTPVRFGDLLRAAAPITQKELTKQLRLFEQRGLVTRTVYPEIPPRVEYQITELGLTLQDALSPLAAWMSEYGDQLER
- the hpxU gene encoding MurR/RpiR family transcriptional regulator HpxU produces the protein MEQLDERLKAQYPSLSPQEQRVADFIFDHFDDLISYNSAELAQLSGVSKATVSRLFKRLGYEKYKDMRDELRTLRQSGMPLTDNRDAVQGNTLLARHYKQEMANLTQWVNALDAQQFADAMACMVKARRIVIIGMRNAYPAALHLRQQLLQARGQVLVLPQPGQSLGEELVDLTPDDLVVMMAFRRRPRIIRPLMQQLQSSGIPVLLMCEPQAHSLFPLASWQLCAPLDSVSAYDSYSSVNSLINLLANAFLHEILDKGRPRIHEIASLYQQLDELEQR
- a CDS encoding amino acid ABC transporter ATP-binding protein — protein: MPLITINQVQKYYGDNHVLKGVDLDIDMGQVISIIGRSGSGKSTLLRCINGLEGYQDGSIKLGGMTITDRDSQAREISRSVGMVFQSFNLFPHMTALENVMLAPRRVLKKSAAECRELAQQMLEKVGLGDRLDYYPSSLSGGQQQRVAIARALAMSPKVLLCDEITSALDPELVGEVLKVLEQLAAEGMTLILVTHEMNFAREVGDRVVFMHQGKVWEQGDSKTLFANPQTTELKQFISSVRGLN
- the hpxK gene encoding allantoate amidohydrolase — encoded protein: MSPAAERVMARADALAAISETPDALTRVYLSTQHLQANQLVGQWMSQAGMTVWQDSVGNICGRYEGAQKGAQAVLLGSHLDTVRNAGRYDGMLGVLAAIEVVDSLHQQGVHLAQAIEIVGFCDEEGTRFGITLLGSRGLMGTWPQGWLEKADASGISVAQAMTLMGLDPARVLHAARRQEDFSAYLELHIEQGPCLEQEALALGVVEAINGARRLNCRFTGEAGHAGTVPMLHRRDALAAAAEWMVIIENATRQQGGNLVATVGELRCLPGAVNVIPGEVQLSLDIRGPQDAPLDRLLNDLLEHAQAIASRRGLDFSAEEFYRIAATPCDIHLQKVLGEAVTSVQGRSLSLPSGAGHDAIAIAERWPVGMLFVRCKGGVSHHPAESVMAEDVALAIEAFGRAVRTLGAI
- a CDS encoding magnesium transporter, translated to MSYAIHNQNLAFNDSAIAQYMNTDFIVLDISLCVALAREQFFEKLKDDNIPSHIFIEDNGRLAGMVAVRKLLQTADTVQPVKSLMISQFLQVKPEDERADVAGLLAHGGADVVPVVTHGKLVGCLTEREIAHLLEDDVTEDAQLQGATLPLEKPYLDTSPYSLWKKRSVWLLLLFVAEAYTSSVIQHFEEALESAIALAFFIPLLIGTGGNSGTQITSTLVRAMALGEVRLRDVGRVLRKEMTTSLMIAATLGVAGCIRAWMMGIGLEITLIVSLTLVCITLWSAIVSSVIPMVLKRCGIDPAVVSAPFIATLIDGTGLIIYFKIAQYTLGLE